One part of the Methylobacterium terrae genome encodes these proteins:
- a CDS encoding acyltransferase family protein, with product MSARSNTEPALSVRPDDPVRPRQTAEPGRLAWVDVAKGICIILVVMMHSTLGVGEAMGREGFMHHVVEFAKPFRIPDFFLLSGLFLGRVVDRDWRLFADRRIVHFAYFYLLWLVLQSAVKYGQITEGAGPGAFLAHLAYGLVEPYSTLWFIYLLAVFSVAVKLLRRVPGPLLLIGAALLQLAPIHTGSTLIDEFCGRFVYFVAGTLFASRIFALADVVRARAGLALLGLAAWALVEGVFTFTATGFPSHPTLASLPGISLVLGAAGALAIVATAALLTKAGGPVTEALRACGERSIVIYLAFFLPMAALRTLLVRSGIIDDVGLVSLLVTVTAVALPLGIERLVRHTPARFLFRRPAAFHLVGEERAPAAPHLAPVRTA from the coding sequence ATGTCCGCCCGCTCCAACACCGAACCCGCCCTCTCGGTCCGGCCGGACGATCCGGTGCGCCCGCGCCAAACGGCGGAGCCGGGCCGCCTCGCCTGGGTCGACGTCGCCAAGGGCATCTGCATCATCCTGGTGGTGATGATGCACTCCACCCTCGGAGTTGGCGAGGCGATGGGGCGCGAAGGCTTCATGCACCACGTCGTGGAGTTCGCCAAACCGTTCCGGATCCCCGACTTCTTCCTCCTCTCCGGCCTGTTCCTCGGCCGGGTGGTCGACCGCGACTGGCGGCTGTTCGCCGACCGGCGGATCGTGCACTTCGCCTACTTCTACCTGCTGTGGCTCGTGCTCCAGTCGGCGGTGAAGTACGGCCAGATCACCGAGGGCGCGGGACCCGGCGCCTTCCTCGCCCACCTCGCCTACGGGCTGGTCGAGCCGTACTCGACCCTGTGGTTCATCTACCTGCTGGCGGTGTTCTCGGTCGCCGTGAAGCTGCTGCGCCGGGTGCCCGGCCCGCTGCTGCTGATCGGCGCGGCGCTCCTGCAGCTCGCCCCGATCCATACCGGCTCGACCCTGATCGACGAGTTCTGCGGGCGCTTCGTCTACTTCGTCGCCGGCACCCTCTTCGCGTCCCGGATCTTCGCGCTCGCCGACGTGGTGCGGGCGAGGGCCGGCCTCGCGCTCCTCGGGCTCGCGGCCTGGGCGCTGGTCGAGGGCGTCTTCACCTTCACGGCCACGGGCTTCCCATCCCACCCGACGCTCGCGAGCCTGCCCGGAATCAGCCTGGTGCTGGGGGCGGCCGGCGCGCTCGCGATCGTGGCGACCGCGGCGCTGCTGACGAAGGCCGGCGGCCCGGTCACGGAAGCGCTGCGGGCCTGCGGCGAGCGCTCGATCGTGATCTACCTCGCCTTCTTCCTGCCGATGGCCGCCCTGCGCACGCTGCTCGTGAGGAGCGGGATCATCGACGATGTCGGGCTGGTCTCGCTCCTCGTGACGGTGACCGCGGTGGCCCTGCCGCTCGGCATCGAGCGGCTGGTGCGCCACACCCCGGCGCGGTTCCTGTTCCGCCGCCCGGCCGCCTTCCACCTCGTCGGCGAGGAGCGGGCGCCGGCCGCGCCGCACCTCGCGCCGGTCCGCACGGCCTGA
- a CDS encoding restriction endonuclease: MGRRDRRWRDDDPSTHGPHARASVICPLCERPIPAGARQSRHHLTPKLKGGTHGETVQLHQICHSAIHARHSEAELARRLSDVESLRAEPEIARFLDWVRTKPDDFHAATRMTRTRRDSKRSSR, encoded by the coding sequence TTGGGACGCCGTGACCGGCGCTGGCGCGACGACGACCCCTCCACCCACGGCCCGCATGCCCGCGCGAGCGTGATCTGCCCGCTCTGCGAGCGGCCGATCCCGGCCGGCGCGCGCCAGAGCCGCCATCACCTGACGCCGAAGCTGAAGGGCGGCACCCACGGCGAGACCGTGCAGCTGCACCAGATCTGCCACTCGGCGATCCACGCCCGCCACAGCGAGGCCGAGCTGGCGCGGCGCCTCAGCGACGTCGAGAGCCTGCGGGCCGAGCCCGAGATCGCCCGCTTCCTCGACTGGGTTCGCACGAAGCCGGACGATTTCCACGCCGCGACGCGCATGACCCGGACGCGGCGGGACTCGAAGCGGAGTTCCCGGTGA
- the thiC gene encoding phosphomethylpyrimidine synthase ThiC produces the protein MNAPAFPQGLPHRVTTGPVTGSAKAYASPKERPDLRVPCREIALTDPGEAPVRVYDPSGPYTEADARIDLSAGLPEVRAGWIAARGYGAIAPRAVRPEDNGFAAEDRLVAPCPAARTVRRGEAGQMVTQYEFARAGIVTEEMIYVAHRENLCRDAMRAGAEARIADGEGHGAAIPPFVTPEFVRDEVARGRAIIPANINHTELEPMAIGRNFLVKINANIGNSAVTSSAADEVEKMVWAIRWGADTVMDLSTGRNIHNIRGWILRNAPVPIGTVPIYQALEKVGGDPLKLDWEVFKDTLIEQAEQGVDYFTIHAGVRLAHVPLTARRVTGIVSRGGSIMARWCLAGHRESFLYERFEEICDICRAYDVSFSLGDGLRPGSIADANDAAQFAELETLGELTKVAWGKGCQVMIEGPGHVPMHKIKVNMEKQLAECGEAPFYTLGPLTTDVAPGYDHITSGIGAAMIGWFGTAMLCYVTPKEHLGLPNRDDVKTGVITYKIAAHAADLAKGHPAAQVRDDALSRARFDFRWEDQFNLSLDPDTARAYHDETLPKDAHKVAHFCSMCGPKFCSMKITQDLRADVLAMEAARAVVGEATPLDEAARAAGMAQKSAEFLGDGGRLYVDAG, from the coding sequence ATGAACGCACCCGCCTTCCCCCAAGGACTGCCCCACCGCGTCACCACCGGGCCGGTCACCGGCTCGGCCAAGGCCTACGCCTCGCCGAAGGAGCGCCCAGACCTCCGGGTGCCCTGCCGCGAGATCGCGCTCACCGACCCGGGCGAGGCCCCGGTGCGGGTCTACGACCCGTCCGGCCCCTACACCGAGGCCGACGCCCGCATCGACCTGAGCGCCGGGCTGCCGGAGGTCCGCGCCGGCTGGATCGCGGCCCGCGGCTACGGGGCGATCGCGCCGCGGGCGGTGCGGCCGGAGGATAACGGATTTGCCGCCGAGGACCGGCTGGTGGCGCCGTGCCCGGCCGCCCGCACCGTGCGGCGGGGCGAGGCCGGCCAGATGGTCACCCAGTACGAGTTCGCCCGGGCCGGGATCGTCACCGAGGAGATGATCTACGTCGCCCACCGGGAGAACCTGTGCCGCGACGCGATGCGGGCCGGCGCCGAGGCCAGGATCGCCGACGGCGAGGGCCACGGGGCCGCGATCCCGCCCTTCGTCACCCCCGAATTCGTCCGCGACGAGGTCGCCAGAGGCCGGGCGATCATCCCGGCCAACATCAACCACACCGAACTCGAGCCGATGGCGATCGGCCGCAACTTCCTCGTCAAGATCAACGCCAATATCGGCAACTCGGCGGTGACCTCCTCGGCCGCCGACGAGGTCGAGAAGATGGTGTGGGCGATCCGCTGGGGCGCCGACACGGTCATGGACCTGTCGACCGGCCGCAACATCCACAACATCCGCGGCTGGATCCTGCGCAACGCCCCCGTGCCGATCGGCACGGTGCCGATCTACCAGGCGCTGGAGAAGGTCGGCGGCGATCCGCTCAAGCTCGACTGGGAGGTGTTCAAGGATACCCTGATCGAGCAGGCCGAGCAGGGGGTGGACTACTTCACCATCCATGCCGGCGTGCGCCTCGCCCACGTGCCACTGACCGCGCGGCGGGTCACCGGCATCGTCTCGCGCGGCGGCTCGATCATGGCGCGCTGGTGCCTTGCCGGGCATCGGGAATCGTTCCTCTACGAGCGCTTCGAGGAGATCTGCGACATCTGCCGGGCCTACGACGTGTCGTTCTCGCTCGGCGACGGCCTGCGCCCGGGCTCGATCGCCGACGCCAACGACGCCGCGCAGTTCGCCGAGCTGGAGACTCTCGGGGAACTCACCAAGGTCGCCTGGGGCAAGGGCTGCCAGGTGATGATCGAAGGCCCCGGCCACGTGCCGATGCACAAGATCAAGGTCAACATGGAGAAGCAGCTCGCCGAGTGCGGCGAGGCGCCGTTCTACACCCTCGGCCCGCTCACCACCGACGTGGCGCCGGGCTACGACCACATCACGTCGGGCATCGGCGCGGCGATGATCGGCTGGTTCGGCACCGCGATGCTCTGCTACGTGACGCCGAAGGAGCATCTCGGCCTGCCGAACCGCGACGACGTGAAGACCGGCGTCATCACCTACAAGATCGCCGCCCACGCCGCCGACCTCGCCAAGGGCCACCCGGCGGCCCAAGTGCGGGACGACGCCCTGTCGCGGGCCCGGTTCGACTTCCGCTGGGAGGACCAGTTCAACCTCTCCCTCGACCCCGACACCGCCCGGGCCTACCACGACGAGACCCTGCCGAAGGACGCCCACAAGGTCGCGCATTTCTGCTCGATGTGCGGCCCGAAATTCTGCTCGATGAAGATCACCCAGGACCTGCGCGCCGACGTGCTGGCGATGGAGGCCGCGAGGGCCGTGGTCGGCGAGGCCACACCGCTCGACGAAGCGGCCCGCGCCGCCGGCATGGCCCAAAAATCGGCGGAATTTTTGGGAGACGGCGGGAGACTCTACGTCGATGCCGGCTGA